The Saccharomyces paradoxus chromosome VIII, complete sequence genome has a window encoding:
- the KSP1 gene encoding putative serine/threonine protein kinase KSP1 (Serine/threonine protein kinase~similar to YHR082C) encodes MTLDYEIYKEGGILNNRYQKIEDISEGSYGYVSLAKDVREKRLVAVKYIFKLEDDGQFDNPEDDNNDCSDGDCDDDEETKVDTDCHENEDGNATSNNGSSREKKHNLYKHKKSLISSKVKSRLSNNICLEAMYEVDIQTKIGRHENIAALLDFFDSYIIMEYCSGGDLYEAIKADAVPKKTKSITHIITQIMDAIEYVHNKGIYHRDIKPENILISGIDWTIKLTDWGLATTDKTSMDRNVGSERYMSPELFDSNLDINERKEPYDCAKVDLWAMGIVFLNIVFHKNPFSIANQSDKSFCYFAANREALFDVFSTMAYDFFQVLRYSLTIDPANRDLNMMRTELQNLSEYTLDDEYYNNLDEGYEETMVDGLPPQPVPPSSAPVSLPTPISSSSKQHMTEFKKDFNFNNVNERKRSDVSQNQNVGNGFFKKPSTQQQKFFSQGYNNTTLSPHERAKSAPKFKFKKRNKYGKTDNQHPKPVNIEDRKKSKILKKSRKPLGIPTPNTHMNNFFHDYKAKDEFNTRDFFTPPSVQHRYMEGFSNNNNKQYRQNRNYNNNNNNHGNNYNNFNNGNSYIKGWNKNFNKYRRPSSSSYSGKSPLSRYSMSYNHNNNSSVNGYARRGSTTTVQHSPGAYIPPNARNHHVSPTNQFLRVPQSTAPDISTVLGSKPSYQEHYNQDIMDSEGDHDSDDVLFTLEEGDHDFVNGINNLSINDQLPHATASSHNEVYSHANNNHSSSGSNNNHDIGTTSNTNQYHRQYIPPPLATSLHINNNNNESNELPDLLKSPASSEAHLNLSSGPIDPILTGNIDNRFSRSSDSKEEEQERRLSMEQKFKNGVYVPPHHRKSFNLGTQIPPVNMKTSNEATLSVSHNSVNFGGSYNSRRSSVNESNPLHMNKALEKSPASPGAKSSFVGFPKPLLPRNHSSTTIALQNEDVFADSNNDAIIFEDEEYEGESDKMAHGKMEGEDNESSSTSPDERQIFGPYEIYAQTFAGPTHGKKLGAGRKSSIQDEMVGSLEQYKNNWLILQQQD; translated from the coding sequence ATGACTTTAGACTACGAGATTTACAAAGAAGGAGGTATTTTGAACAAtcgatatcaaaaaatagAGGATATCAGTGAAGGTTCATATGGCTATGTATCATTGGCTAAAGATgttagagaaaaaagattggTTGCAGTCaaatatattttcaaattagAAGATGACGGCCAATTTGATAACCCTGAGGACGACAATAATGATTGTAGTGATGGCGATtgtgatgatgatgaagagacGAAAGTTGATACTGACTGtcatgaaaatgaagatggtAATGCCACTAGTAATAACGGATCAAGTAGAGAGAAGAAACACAATCTGTACAAACACAAAAAGTCTTTAATCTCTTCGAAAGTTAAATCAAGACTATCTAATAACATTTGTCTTGAGGCCATGTATGAAGTTGACATTCAAACGAAAATTGGCAGACACGAAAATATTGCAGCTCTgttagatttttttgattcttaCATCATCATGGAATACTGTTCTGGCGGTGATTTATATGAGGCGATCAAAGCCGATGCTGTACCCAAGAAAACTAAATCGATCACTCATATTATTACACAAATCATGGATGCAATTGAATACGTTCATAACAAGGGTATTTACCATCGTGACATAAAACCTGAGAACATTTTAATTTCTGGAATTGATTGGACAATCAAACTTACGGACTGGGGATTGGCTACTACGGATAAGACGTCTATGGACAGAAATGTCGGCAGTGAAAGATATATGTCCCCGGAGTTGTTTGATAGTAACTTGGATATCaatgaaagaaaggaaCCTTATGATTGTGCCAAAGTAGATTTATGGGCTATGGGTATTGTTTTCCTTAATATTGTATTCCATAAGAATCCTTTCAGTATTGCTAATCAATCCGACAAATCATTCTGTTATTTCGCCGCTAATAGAGAGGCGTTATTTGATGTATTTTCCACCATGGCTTACGATTTCTTCCAAGTTTTAAGATATAGTTTAACCATTGACCCCGCTAATAGGGATTTAAACATGATGAGAACTGAACTACAAAACTTATCTGAATATACTTTAGATGATGAATACTACAATAACTTGGATGAAGGATATGAAGAAACTATGGTTGACGGTTTGCCTCCTCAACCCGTTCCTCCATCTTCTGCGCCCGTGTCATTACCTACCCCCATTTCATCCAGTAGCAAACAACATATGACAGAGtttaaaaaagatttcaatttcaataatGTGAATGAAAGAAAACGTTCAGATGTCTCCCAAAATCAAAATGTTGGAAACGGCTTCTTTAAGAAACCGTCTACACAACagcagaaatttttcagtcaGGGTTATAATAATACGACATTATCTCCTCACGAAAGGGCTAAATCTGCTCCTAAGTTCAAATTTAAGAAGCGCAATAAGTACGGGAAAACTGATAATCAACATCCTAAACCAGTCAATATTGAGgatagaaagaaaagtaaaattttgaaaaaatcaaggaAACCTCTTGGCATACCAACACCCAATACACACatgaataattttttccatgaCTATAAAGCAAAGGATGAATTCAACACTagagatttttttactcCTCCAAGTGTCCAGCACAGGTATATGGAAGGGTTttcaaacaacaataataaacaGTACAGGCAGAACCGTAActataacaataacaacaacaatcaCGGAAATAATTATAATAATTTTAACAATGGTAATAGCTATATAAAGGGCTGGAACAAAAACTTCAACAAATACAGAAGGCCTAGTTCCTCCAGTTATAGCGGTAAATCACCACTTTCAAGGTACAGCATGAGCTATAACCataacaataatagttCTGTAAATGGTTATGCAAGACGTGGTTCCACTACCACAGTCCAACACTCACCAGGCGCTTATATTCCACCGAATGCTAGGAACCATCACGTAAGTCCAACGAATCAGTTTTTGAGAGTTCCACAATCTACTGCTCCCGATATTTCTACCGTTTTAGGTAGCAAGCCTTCATACCAGGAACACTACAACCAGGATATTATGGATTCCGAGGGCGATCACGATTCAGACGACGTTTTATTCACTCTCGAAGAAGGCGATCATGATTTTGTCAATGGTATAAACAACTTATCCATAAATGATCAGTTACCACATGCAACGGCAAGCAGTCACAATGAAGTATATTCTCATGCAAACAACAATCACAGCAGTAGCGGCAGTAACAACAACCATGATATCGGCACTACTAGTAATACTAATCAATATCATAGACAATATATTCCACCTCCTTTAGCAACGTCATTGCATatcaacaataacaataatgaaTCTAATGAACTACCGGATTTACTAAAATCACCAGCATCATCTGAAGCACATTTAAACTTATCTTCCGGACCAATTGACCCAATTTTAACAGGTAATATTGACAATCGGTTTTCACGCTCATCTGAttctaaagaagaagagcagGAGCGCAGACTCAGTATGgaacaaaaattcaaaaatgggGTTTACGTTCCACCTCATCATAGGAAGAGTTTCAATTTGGGAACTCAAATACCTCCTGTGAATATGAAGACAAGTAACGAGGCCACGTTGTCAGTTTCGCATAATTCTGTTAATTTTGGTGGATCTTACAATTCAAGGCGTTCCAGTGTCAATGAATCTAATCCACTGCATATGAATAAAGCACTTGAGAAGTCGCCCGCTTCGCCAGGGGCTAAGAGCTCCTTTGTTGGGTTTCCTAAACCTTTATTACCTCGTAATCATTCAAGCACTACGATTGCGTTGCAAAATGAAGACGTATTTGCAGATTCCAACAACGACGCCATAATTTTCGAAGACGAAGAATACGAAGGAGAAAGTGACAAGATGGCACATGGCAAAATGGAAGGTGAGGACAACGAATCCTCGTCGACATCTCCTGATGAAAGGCAAATCTTCGGTCCTTATGAAATTTATGCTCAAACTTTCGCCGGGCCCACTCACGGTAAAAAATTAGGAGCTGGCAGAAAGTCTAGTATCCAGGATGAAATGGTCGGATCATTAGAACAATACAAGAATAATTGGTTAATTCTACAGCAGCAAGATTAA
- the SAM35 gene encoding SAM complex subunit SAM35 (Component of the sorting and assembly machinery (SAM) complex~similar to YHR083W), with protein MVGSFNVPMPVKRMFDTFPLQTYAAQTDKDEAVALEIHRRSYAFTECSDDCSKLTAEGTYKLGVYNVFFEATTGAVLATDPWCLFVQLALCQKNGLRLPTQSREPTSSHSCNHELMVLSRLSNPDETLPILVEGYKKRIIRSTEAISEIMRSRILDDAEQLMYHTLLDTVLYDCWITQILFCASDAQFMELYSSQRLNDSTSTPLDVENSLLRKLSAKSLKMSLLKRNKFHLRHREITKGMYGVYHNHHSFINQEQVLNVLFENSRQVLLDFKDSLKSDGQPTSLHLKIASYILCITNVKEPIKLKTFIESECKELIYFAQDTLKKFVH; from the coding sequence ATGGTAGGTTCATTCAATGTCCCCATGCCAGTAAAACGAATGTTTGACACGTTTCCGTTACAAACGTATGCTGCGCAGACTGACAAAGACGAGGCCGTTGCATTAGAAATACACCGCAGGTCCTATGCATTTACAGAATGTAGCGATGATTGCTCGAAGCTGACTGCAGAGGGGACGTACAAGCTAGGAGTCTACAACGTTTTTTTTGAGGCAACTACTGGGGCAGTGTTGGCCACAGATCCATGGTGTCTGTTTGTTCAGCTTGCGCTGTGTCAAAAGAATGGTTTACGCTTACCCACGCAATCGCGGGAACCAACCTCATCGCATTCCTGTAACCATGAATTGATGGTTCTGTCCCGTCTTTCTAACCCTGACGAGACCCTACCTATTCTGGTTGAGGGCTACAAGAAGAGAATCATAAGATCCACCGAGGCAATCAGTGAAATTATGAGATCCCGGATACTTGATGACGCTGAGCAATTGATGTACCATACGTTGCTGGATACGGTGCTGTACGATTGTTGGATTACGCAAATATTATTCTGTGCCTCTGATGCACAATTTATGGAATTGTATTCTTCCCAGAGATTAAATGATTCGACATCCACTCCACTCGACGTAGAAAACTCTTTACTAAGGAAGTTGTCCGCAAAGAGTTTAAAAATGTCCCTATTAAAGCGGAACAAGTTCCATTTGCGCCATCGAGAAATTACCAAGGGTATGTATGGAGTTTATCACAATCATCATAGCTTCATTAACCAAGAGCAAGTCTTAAACGTTTTGTTCGAGAATAGCAGACAAGTTCTGTTAGATTTCAAAGATAGTTTGAAAAGCGACGGGCAACCCACTTCCCTACATCTGAAAATCGCAAGTTACATTCTTTGTATAACAAACGTTAAAGAACCTATAAAGCTAAAGACATTTATTGAAAGCGAGTGTAAAGAATTAATCTACTTTGCACAAGATAccctaaaaaaattcgttCATTAA
- the STE12 gene encoding homeodomain family transcription factor STE12 (Transcription factor that is activated by a MAPK signaling cascade~similar to YHR084W), giving the protein MKVQITNSRTEEILKVQTNNESDEVSKATPSEVEESLRLIDDLKFFLATAPVNWQENQIIRRYYLNSGQGFVSCVFWNNLYYITGTDIVKCCLYRMQKFGREVVQKKKFEEGIFSDLRNLKCGIDATLEQPKSEFLSFLFRNMCLKTQKKQKVFFWFSVAHDKLFADALERDLKRESLNQPSTTRSVNEPALSFSYDSSSDKPLYDQLLQHLDSRRPSSATKSDNSPSKLESENFKDTELVTVTNQPLLGVGLIDDDTPESPSQINDFIPQKLIVEPNTLELNSLAEETSHALPKNAAKGRDEEDFPLDYFPVSVEYPTEENAFDPFPQQAFTPAAPSMPISYDNVSERDSMPVNSLLNRYPYQLSVAPTFPVPPSSSRQHFMTNRDFYSSNNNKEKLASPSDPTSYMKYDEPVIDFEESRVNENCTNAKSHNSGQQTKQHQLYPNNFQQPYPNGMVPGYYPKMPYNPMVGDPLLDQAFYGADDLFFPPEGCDNNMLYPQTATSWNLLPPQAMQPAPTYVPRPYTPNYRSTPGSAMFPYMQSSNSMQWNTAVSPYSSRAPSTTAKNYPPSTFYSQNMNQYPRRRTVGMKSSQGNVPTGNKQSVGKSAKISKPLHIKTSAYQKQYKINLETKTRSSAGDEDSAHPDKSKEISMPTPDSNTLVIQSEEDGVDSPEVETNGRSNKNLTDAT; this is encoded by the coding sequence ATGAAAGTCCAAATAACCAATAGTAGAACAGAGGAAATCTTAAAAGTTCAAACCAATAATGAAAGTGACGAAGTCAGTAAAGCTACTCCAAGCGAAGTTGAGGAATCGCTGAGATTAATTGACGATCtaaaattctttttagcCACAGCGCCGGTAAATTGGCAAGAAAACCAAATCATAAGGCGTTACTATCTGAATAGTGGACAAGGCTTTGTCTCTTGTGTATTTTGGAACAATCTATACTATATCACAGGTACTGATATTGTCAAATGTTGTCTTTACAGAATGCAAAAGTTTGGAAGAGAAGTagttcaaaagaaaaaattcgaAGAGggtattttttcagatttaAGAAATCTTAAATGTGGTATAGATGCCACTTTAGAACAACCAAAATCTGAATTTTTATCCTTTCTATTTAGAAATATGTGTCTgaaaactcaaaaaaagCAGAAGGTGTTTTTTTGGTTCAGTGTAGCACATGACAAGTTATTTGCAGATGCATTGGAAAGAGATTTAAAAAGGGAAAGTTTGAATCAGCCTTCAACGACCAGGTCCGTTAATGAGCCTgctttatcattttcgtATGATTCTTCCTCTGATAAGCCTCTTTATGATCAGCTGCTCCAACATTTAGATTCTAGAAGGCCGTCTAGTGCAACAAAATCTGATAATTCCCCATCAAAATTGGAGAGCGAGAACTTCAAGGATACTGAGTTGGTAACTGTAACTAATCAGCCACTTTTGGGCGTTGGTCTTATCGATGATGATACGCCAGAATCCCCCTCTCAGATTAATGATTTCATTCCTCAGAAATTAATCGTAGAACCAAATACTCTGGAATTGAATAGTCTCGCAGAAGAAACATCACATGCTTTGCCTAAGAACGCCGCTAAGGGCAGagacgaagaagattttcCTCTCGACTATTTCCCTGTATCTGTTGAATATCCTACAGAGGAAAACGCGTTTGATCCATTCCCTCAACAGGCTTTCACGCCCGCTGCCCCTTCCATGCCTATTTCCTATGATAATGTGAGTGAAAGGGATTCTATGCCCGTAAATTCTCTTCTCAATAGATACCCCTATCAATTATCGGTGGCGCCCACCTTTCCTGTGccaccatcatcatcaaggCAGCATTTTATGACAAATAGGGATTTTTATTCttccaacaataacaaGGAGAAGTTGGCATCTCCTAGCGACCCTACCAGCTATATGAAATATGACGAACCTGTCatagattttgaagaatctCGAGTAAACGAAAACTGTACGAATGCTAAATCCCATAACTCAGGCCAACAAACAAAGCAACATCAACTATATCCGAATAACTTCCAGCAACCTTATCCAAACGGAATGGTTCCAGGATATTATCCAAAAATGCCGTACAATCCCATGGTGGGGGATCCTTTACTTGATCAAGCCTTCTATGGTGCGGACgatcttttcttccccCCAGAAGGATGTGATAATAACATGCTGTATCCACAGACAGCGACCTCATGGAACCTTTTGCCTCCTCAAGCTATGCAACCGGCTCCAACGTATGTTCCGAGACCATACACACCGAATTACAGATCGACACCAGGTTCAGCGATGTTCCCATATATGCAAAGTTCGAATTCAATGCAGTGGAACACCGCTGTTTCACCATATAGTTCGAGAGCGCCATCTACTACTGCTAAAAACTACCCTCCTAGTACATTTTATTCTCAAAATATGAATCAGTATCCACGGCGAAGAACTGTGGGAATGAAGTCTTCGCAAGGAAATGTCCCAACAGGTAATAAACAATCTGTGGGCAAGTCtgcaaaaatttcaaagccTTTACATATTAAGACTAGCGCTTATCAGAAGCAATATAAAATCAACTTAGAAACGAAAACTAGGTCAAGTGCTGGCGATGAAGATTCTGCTCATCCTGATAAGAGTAAAGAAATTTCGATGCCCACCCCGGATTCAAATACTTTGGTGATTCAGTCGGAAGAAGATGGAGTTGATTCACCTGAAGTAGAAACAAATGGAAGGtcaaataaaaatcttACGGATGCAACCTGA
- the IPI1 gene encoding Ipi1p (Component of the Rix1 complex~similar to YHR085W): MTKSRKQKQKKQDFLRKKLKVGKPKEKARNATDTSFVSKTISIRNQHLDQDPHDLTKRLTLLKHHNINVRKETLITFQKSIPSIIKSRLMTPLLTQSIPLICDESQQVRQGLIDLIDEIGSHDAEILKLHCNIFVLYINMAMTHIVTQIQADSTKFLSHLLKYCGDEVVRKSWVKLLNGVFGVLGWGQVGKNESASIVQTKKRNAKYVAIHLNALYTLVEYGCQDERARGEAGTAELAEDSCKLRNPYLIPDYPQPFDHLKLFTRELKVKDAASNGTNATLMSLATQDIDTRKVAFSEQFLPIVRKQIEIIIKEGGECGKSANKLKRLLVKIFD, from the coding sequence ATGacaaaatcaagaaagcagaagcaaaaaaagcaagattttttgagaaaaaagttaaaagtCGGTAAGCCAAAGGAAAAAGCGAGGAATGCTACAGATACGTCTTTTGTTTCCAAAACCATCTCTATTAGAAATCAACATCTAGACCAAGATCCACATGATCTTACGAAACGATTAACACTCTTAAAGCACCACAACATCAATGTGAGAAAGGAAACATTAATAACATTCCAGAAATCAATACCGTCTATAATAAAATCACGGCTCATGACACCATTGCTTACTCAAAGTATACCGTTAATTTGTGATGAATCACAGCAAGTACGTCAGGGACTTATTGATCTCATAGATGAAATAGGAAGCCATGATgctgaaattttaaagttGCACTGCAACATTTTTGTCTTATACATTAATATGGCGATGACACATATCGTCACACAAATTCAAGCAGACTCTACTAAGTTTCTCTCTCACTTACTGAAGTATTGCGGCGATGAAGTAGTAAGGAAATCCTGGGTCAAACTTTTGAATGGCGTCTTTGGAGTTCTCGGTTGGGGTCAGGTAGGTAAGAATGAAAGCGCTAGCATAGTGCAAACTAAGAAGCGAAATGCCAAGTATGTCGCTATTCACCTCAATGCTCTGTACACTCTTGTTGAATACGGATGCCAAGATGAACGTGCTAGAGGCGAAGCAGGCACAGCAGAGCTTGCAGAGGACAGTTGTAAGTTACGAAACCCATATTTAATTCCAGACTATCCTCAGCCGTTTGACCACCTAAAACTGTTTACTAGAGAATTGAAAGTTAAGGATGCTGCTTCCAATGGAACGAACGCCACGCTAATGTCGTTGGCTACGCAGGATATCGATACCCGAAAAGTGGCTTTCAGCGAACAGTTTTTGCCCATAGTACGCAAGCAAATcgaaatcatcatcaaggAAGGTGGCGAATGTGGTAAAAGTGCAAATAAGCTTAAAAGGCTGCTTGTCAAAATCTTCGactaa
- the NAM8 gene encoding Nam8p (RNA binding protein, component of the U1 snRNP protein~similar to YHR086W), which translates to MSYKQATYYPNRGNLVRNDSSPYSNTISSETNNSSTSALSLQGASNVSSGTTGNQLYMGDLDPTWDKNTVRQIWASLGEANINVRMMWNNSLNNGSRSLMGPKNNQGYCFVDFPSSTHAANALLKNGMLIPNFPNKILKLNWATSSYSNSNNSLNNVKSGNNCSIFVGDLAPNVTESQLFELFINRYASTSHAKIVHDQVTGMSRGYGFVKFTSSDEQQLALSEMQGVFLNGRAIKVGPTSGQQQHASGNNDYSRSSSSLNNENLDSRFLSKAQSFLGNGNNNMGSKRNHMSQFIYPVQQQPSLNHFTDPNNTTVFIGGLSSLVTEDELRAYFQPFGTIVYVKIPVGKGCGFVQYVDRLSAEAAIAGMQGFPIANSRVRLSWGRSAKQTALLQQAMLSNSLQVQQQQPALQQPNYGYIPSSICEAPVLLSNNTSSSMLPGCQTLNYSSPYTNASGLGMNDLGFYGNNSATNVPATSLLTDNNSMGLSGTSGQQVIMQGSEAVVNSTNAMLNRLEQGSNGFMFA; encoded by the coding sequence ATGTCCTATAAACAAGCCACTTACTATCCTAACAGGGGTAATCTAGTAAGAAATGATTCATCTCCGTACAGTAATACCATTTCTTCAGAAACTAATAATAGCAGTACAAGCGCATTGAGTCTTCAAGGTGCATCTAACGTGAGTTCAGGAACCACCGGTAACCAATTGTATATGGGGGATTTGGATCCTACATGGGATAAAAATACCGTCAGGCAAATTTGGGCATCTTTGGGGGAAGCGAATATTAATGTTCGGATGATGTGGAATAACTCTCTCAACAATGGGTCTAGATCATTAATGGGTCCAAAGAATAATCAGGGATATTgttttgttgattttccCTCATCCACCCATGCAGCGAATGCACTTTTAAAGAATGGTATGCTTATACCCAATTTTCCgaataaaatattgaaattaaaCTGGGCTACATCCTCATACTCAAACAGCAACAATTCTCTTAACAACGTGAAGAGCGGTAATAACTGCTCTATATTTGTTGGAGACTTAGCACCAAATGTTACGGAGTCTCAATTATTCGAACTTTTCATTAACAGATATGCTTCTACCTCTCATGCCAAAATCGTACATGACCAAGTCACCGGAATGTCTAGGGGCTATggttttgtaaaatttacCAGTTCTGATGAACAACAATTAGCTCTGTCGGAAATGCAAGGTGTATTCTTAAACGGTAGAGCCATTAAAGTAGGACCCACGTCTGGTCAGCAACAGCATGCCAGTGGTAACAATGATTACAGCCGTAGTTCTTCCTCATTaaacaatgaaaatttggacTCGAGATTTCTCTCCAAGGCCCAATCATTCTTAGGTAATGGAAATAATAACATGGGTTCGAAGAGAAATCATATGTCTCAGTTCATTTATCCTGTCCAACAGCAGCCATCTTTGAACCATTTTACTGATCCGAATAACACCACGGTCTTTATCGGAGGATTATCATCACTGGTGACTGAAGATGAACTGCGTGCTTATTTTCAACCTTTTGGCACGATTGTTTATGTCAAAATTCCGGTAGGCAAAGGTTGTGGGTTTGTCCAGTATGTTGACCGCCTATCGGCAGAGGCAGCCATTGCTGGGATGCAGGGTTTCCCCATTGCAAATTCAAGAGTAAGACTGTCTTGGGGCAGGTCTGCTAAGCAAACAGCGTTGCTACAGCAAGCCATGTTGAGTAACTCTTTGCAGgtccaacaacaacaaccagCTTTACAACAACCTAACTACGGATACATTCCATCCAGCATCTGCGAAGCGCCTGTCCTGCTGAGTAACAACACCTCATCCTCGATGCTTCCTGGATGTCAAACTCTGAATTATTCTAGTCCATACACCAATGCTAGTGGACTGGGCATGAACGATCTCGGTTTCTACGGTAATAATAGTGCAACAAATGTACCCGCCACTAGTTTACTAACTGACAATAACTCTATGGGTCTCTCAGGCACCAGCGGCCAACAAGTTATCATGCAAGGGAGCGAAGCGGTTGTTAACAGCACAAACGCAATGTTGAACCGTTTGGAACAAGGTAGTAATGGTTTTATGTTTGCTTGA
- the RTC3 gene encoding Rtc3p (similar to YHR087W), whose translation MSTVTKYFYKGENTDLIVFATSEELVDEYLKNPSIGKLSEVVEIFEVFTPQDGRGAEGELGAASKAQVENEFGKGKKIEEVIDLILRNGKPNSTTSSLKTKGGNAYK comes from the coding sequence ATGTCTACTGTAACCAAATACTTTTACAAGGGTGAAAACACGGATTTGATTGTTTTTGCTACATCTGAAGAGCTTGTAGATgaatatttgaagaatCCATCCATTGGCAAGCTGTCTGAGGTTGTCGAAATCTTCGAAGTCTTCACTCCTCAAGACGGCAGGGGTGCCGAAGGTGAATTGGGCGCTGCATCCAAGGCCCAGGTGGAGAACGAGTTCGGTAAAGGCAAGAAGATCGAAGAAGTTATTGATTTGATATTGAGAAATGGTAAGCCAAACTCCACCACCTCTAGCCTCAAAACCAAAGGGGGTAATGCTTACAAATAA
- the RPF1 gene encoding rRNA-binding ribosome biosynthesis protein RPF1 (Protein involved in assembly and export of the large ribosomal subunit~similar to YHR088W): MALGNEINITNKLKRQEIFADIKHEKNKERHTMRRKRAKEERENPELREQRLKENVTQTIENTRVYDETINREVEGDEDDLMRYFNSNSNEPPKIFLTTNVNAKKSAYEFANILIEVLPNVTFVKRKFGYKLKEISDICIKRNFTDIVIINEDKKKVTGLTFIHLPEGPTFYFKLSSFVEVKKIVGHGRPTSHIPELILNNFQTRLGQTVGRLFQSILPQNPDIEGRQVITLHNQRDYIFFRRHRYVFKDNERVGLQELGPQFTLKLKRLQRGIKEETEWEHKPEMDKEKKKFYL; the protein is encoded by the coding sequence ATGGCTCTCGGAAATGAGATTAACATCACAAACAAACTGAAAAGGCAGGAAATTTTCGCTGATATAAAACatgagaaaaataaagagcGCCATACCATGAGAAGAAAGAGGGCTAAGGAGGAGAGAGAGAACCCAGAGCTGCGGGAGCAGAGATTGAAAGAGAATGTAACGCAGACGATAGAGAACACTAGGGTGTACGATGAGACTATTAACAGGGAAGTGGAAGGAGACGAAGACGATTTGATGAGATACTTTAACAGCAATTCTAATGAGCCACCAAAGATCTTTCTGACCACAAATGTGAACGCTAAGAAGAGCGCTTATGAATTCGCTAACATTTTAATCGAAGTGTTACCAAATGTCACATTtgtgaaaagaaaatttggcTACAAATTGAAGGAAATATCCGATATTTGCATAAAGAGGAATTTCACTGATATTGTGATAATCAATgaagataagaaaaaggtaACTGGCCTAACATTCATACATCTTCCAGAGGGCCctactttttattttaaattaTCATCATTTGTTGAAGTGAAGAAAATCGTCGGTCATGGTAGACCAACTAGCCATATCCCAGAACTGattttaaataattttcaaacaaGATTGGGTCAAACTGTAGGTAGATTGTTTCAGTCCATTTTACCTCAAAATCCGGATATTGAAGGTCGGCAGGTGATCACTCTACATAATCAAAGAGATtacattttcttcagaagGCATCGATACGTCTTCAAAGACAATGAAAGAGTTGGTTTGCAAGAACTGGGCCCACAATTCACTCTTAAGTTGAAAAGACTACAAAGGGGTATTAAAGAAGAGACTGAATGGGAACACAAGCCTGAGAtggataaagaaaagaaaaagttttatttataG